The nucleotide window CAGAGCACAACCAAGGGTGTGAGGGGCTGTAGTGATTTTTTCTGGCCACCAAGCAATAAATCATAGAGTCCCGGAACCGTTTGttttggaaggaccttaaagcccatcccaatccacccctgccacgggcagcgacaccttcccctatcccaggctgctccagcctggccgtgggcacttccaggggcacccacagcttctccagccaACCTGCGCCAGGACCCCCTCACCCTCGCAGGAAACAATTCCTTCCTGATTAATAACCAGAAATGtaagtaattaattaattgattaaTTAACATCATTAAACGCCCTCCGCgctcgccccgccccgccgccccagCTGGCCAATCACAGGGCGCTGCGCCCGGAGGGGGCGTGGCCGCGGGGTGGGCGTGGCGCGGTGGGCGTGGCCGCGGCTGAGGAAGGCGGGCGGGCGGAGCGCAGCCCTAAGATggcggccgggcggcggcggcggcggcgctgagGTAACGCGGCTTctcccggcccgggggcggcctcGCATTGCCCCCGGCGGGTTGTAGCGGGGCGGGATCCGCTCTGCAGGTTGGGGGGGGGGCTCAGTACGCACTGCGGCGGGCAGGGCCCAGCGGGCTGGCATCGTCCCCCCATCTGGGGCGAGCGGTGCGCCGGTGCTTCCCTTCACCACCGCAGGTGGGGGCCCCGCGCGGCCGCCCCGAGTAGGAGGGGGGCATTTGTATTATCTCTGTTATCtctattatttatatatttgtattattCCATAATTGCCGCCGTTAAGGAGGCGGGCGGCGCTTCCCGGGCCCGCGGGAGCgagcggcggccccggcccggtgTCCGCTCGGCTGGGCCCGGCTCCGGCAGCGCCCGGGCAGCGCCGCGggccggggcagggccgggggcggccccggggctcgGCGCGGTGGCACGGCCGCGGTGACAGCCGGCTCCCGACACGGGGGGGGACGTTCCGTGCCCGCTTGGAACCCGGTGTGCCCGTGTTTGAGTAACGCAGCGCAGTGTTTTCCTCCGGAGTTATTCGGCCGCTGGTGAAATTACAGATCCTGCCCTTGTTGGCCCATCGGATCTCAGTGTTCAGGCTCTGATCTGAAGTTGCAGCCCCGCTACAGGTGCAGCCTCGGGCCATCCCGTGAGTGGATTCTCCTGGTAACGCGTTTCTCACACACGTCACATCTTGGTTCAAAACCTTACTGCAAATGTGTGTCACACAGCTTTGCTGAAAGGTTAAAATATCTCTGTAGCATTGCCTGAGACTGATGataccttttttctctctctttttctttttttttttcttttttttttcttaaaaaaaaaaaaattgcctaaAGCAGTGGAAATACTTGAAAGCTTCTTACTAAAAACAGGCGTTTGTTTCAATGTGGTCCTTATTGCCTGGTTTACTGACATAAAGAGAATTACCTTTATCACTGGCTGTCTTAAAGCTATTGTAGTTCTGATCTACCAGTGtgattttacttatttatttatttatttacttttggTTTTGCGTTTCATTCTGTTTGACCAGTGATCCTTCGCTagccaggctttttttttttttttttttaatttattcctgTCTCTAGTCAGTGTCCcgttttggtttggttgtgtGAAGGTGGTGCTGGTGTTTGGTTTGTAATCTTGTAGGGCAGCGTGCAGGGACGGTCATAAATCTGCAGCAGggtttggtggctttttttttttttttttttttttttgtgtgtgtgtctctctctctctctctctgttttactTTCAGAGCAATAACTTAACTTTTGTCCTTGCTCTGTTGAGCAAAAGTGAAAGTTAGATGCTGGGTGCAAACTTCTGCAATCAGTTATCCTTTTTAACCTTTCATAGCTGTAGATTCCTCGTGCGGAGGAGACTTGGTGAAAAATCAGTCGCCTCAAAAAGTAAACCGGGAGCGATtgaagctttctcttctctgagTAAAACAGCTTAATTATAACAGAAACATTTGCTCCTGCAGTCACCTCCACAAGAGGCAGTTAATTAAAATCTGTCACTGCCCAACCAGGGGCTTCAACTGGAACCTCCTGTgctctccaggctggatggggagCATGACACCCTCCTGTTATTCCTGCAGATGCTCACGGAAGACActgagggagaggagcaggagcgTTCTCGATAGTCCTGTCTCGGCACGATACCAGTCTAGGTTTGAATTGTTGCCACCTTGAACGCACTGGGCTGTATTTGAAATCTTAACGAAAAGATGTAATTTCACTTCCACCTGGCCCGTGGCAACAGGTGCAGGTTTACGGAGTAGCTTCTGGAATAGTTCTAGCACTCGACCCCCGTTAATGGCGGGGTCTGGGCAGGCCCAGCGCTGCCACGCCAGCCCCTAGAGGGGAAAATACAGCCCGGTTCCTGTGCCTAAGTTTTAGttctgtgggtttttcccccttccccagaACCTTTGCTCTTGAAGATGGTGAGTAGCCAGCCTAAGTACGATCTAATTCGGGAGGTTGGTCGTGGCAGTTATGGTGTGGTGTACGAAGCGGTCGTCAGGAGGACCTGTGCCCGCGTGGCCGTGAAAAAGATCCGGTGCCACGCTCCGGAGAACGTGGAACTGGCTCTGCGCGAGTTCTGGGCCCTTAGCAGTATCAAGAGCCAGCACCCCAACGTCATTCACCTGGAGGAGTGCATCTTGCAGAAAGATGGCATGGTGCAGAAGATGTCCCatggctccagctcctccctttATTTACAGGTACACGAAGCCGAGGGAACGGGGTGGAAGGAATCGGTAACAATGTGGAGCTGGGGGGAAGGAGGTGGGGCAGCCAGGGTCGTGGTTTTGAGGTGTGCTCAGATAGGTGAGGGGATTGTTTGCATTGCTGACACCCAGAATTTAATAGAGGTCTTTAAAAAAACTGAACAATCACCTGGATCTTGGGACTTGGAGCCGTGCTGCTCTAAAAGACTCCAGAATTTGTATTTCATGCAAATCTGCTTTGATAATTTGCGGAAGCCCCACAGGTGAAGCCCAGGGGAGGTGCAGGCTGTGGAGTTCttggcagcagccctgctgcaggtTAAAGAGCACTCCTGTCCTGGGATAGAGCTTGGAGGAAATCCATCCTGGGTGTCCTTGGAAGAGGAAGTCACTGTCTTGTTTTGTAGGAAGCCAACACTTAAAACTCTTTCAGAAACAAGAAGCAATTGGTAGCACATCAtgagctgtttctttttttcataaataaatattagGCTCTTGAAAGAGGGGTGAAGGTATGATAAATAAGGGAATAAATATCAGTCTGAAAGCATCCTTTAAGTTTGAAGATGTGTGTTTTTGAAGAATAAGTAGCTCTGGGAAGACACTGAAAGATAACCTAATTAATTCCCTTGTCAAGAAGCAGCCCCAAGTATAAATCACCCCTTGGCAGAAATTTGTGTCCCTGGTTTAAAAAGCCAGCAGCCTGCTCAGTGTTTGCTGTGTTATCCCTAGTCAGCTCTCatcatttcagttttcattgtCATTCCTGCTGTCTGCTGTGGGCCTTTTGTTggtgagcagccctgcagaTCCCGTTGTGCCGGGTGCTGTCCGAGCCTGAGAACCAGGATCCTTGGCTTTGCCAGCTCCCTGTGGCTTGGGAGCCGTTCCTGACTTGTTCTCATGCAGGGATTAGGCTAAAATTATACTGGCCAGCTCATGGGGGAGAAGTCAGTGCCTTACCTTCCTGGTTTTAgtggagctgccagggattGCTTCCAACTTGAGGGCAGATGTGCAGGGAGGAGCTTTGAAAgccccagggtgggattgtaaGGTGGGGGAAGAGCTTCCAGCTCACCCCCAGTGCTGGTTTGGATGGtggtgctggagagcagctggcacaggcaccTGGCCCCTGCCaggcacaaacaccacagattgttgtgctgctccagagggaagagcaaagggcagagctgagctgactGGCAGGGTCACTTTCTGGTAGCCTGGGCTAAACTAAGGACAATCAGACACCCCTGTCCTCTCCCAGGTGATGtcacagagctgagctgctgctctatGTGAGGAGACTGAGGAAGGGGTGTCACCCTCTCCTGGGGCAGATTCTTAGTGCCAGCTGAACCAAATCTGTGGAGTTTGAGTCCTGAATTAGCTTTGTCTGCTGGTGCTTTGCCACTGTCACAGATGTAGGGGGTGGATTTTGTTGTCTTAACTCGCACAACATCTGCAAGTTCAGCTCCTGTGACTCCgtggagggcagagctgtgttGGTGCCCTGTTGGCAGAGGAGactccctgctctcctgagaTATCTTAATCTCACTGTTCCTGACTACAAACCCTAAATAAGACATTTTTTAGCTCTAGAATAGATTTACTGTTTAAACTGGTCTGGGAAGATAGCTGTGAATTACTaccatttcttttcttgaaaaggtccctttttaaaagcacttcaAGATGCCTCTCTGAGTATTAACACACAGCATAATTTTTGAAAGCCAGATTGATTTAGTATCCATTGGTTTACTGCTAACAGAAATAATTGCAGGACTTTGcttgcagagctgcctcagAGGAGCTGAAGAGGCAAATGCAGTTGTGTAAACAGGATTAGTAAAAGTGATTGCAGGTTTTACTTTGCTTTCGGTGTGAAGCAGCTGTGAGAACTGGCTGCTCAGCTTGTGTTCCTGAAAATACCATGCGGATAATGATGGTGGGAAGGGTGTTCCGTGCTCAGCTGTGCCTGTAGATCAGTGTTCTCTTGAGCTCAGGGGTCCTGTGTTAACTTGCTGGAATTCATTAATGTGTCAGGAATGGAGAACAGGCTTTAAAAATCTCTCACGGATAAATACAGCTGCGTGGAGTTACTTGTGAGACTTTGTTTATCCCGAAAAGCTGTTGGCAAAGTGGGTGGGACAGGCTTTGTCAGGGTGGGACACTGTCCAGCTGGGACAGATGGGAGGGTAATGGCCACTGGGtatctttaaaaattctgttatCAGGGTCGAGCTCCACTTCTGGGCAAGAGCCTGAGCTTGATATGCTCCACACAAGTGAAGATAAGGAGGCTGGCAAATAcattgtgattattttttttttttttccttttccataaaaACATTTGCATAATGTTTACTTTTCCCCGTTGCAATATCTTGCTCTCTGGATTGTTGAGAGGAGGATCAAacaatcctagaatggtttgggttggaagggatcttaaaccCCATCTcattcccatgggcagggacaccttccactatcccaggttgctccagcctggcctcggacacttccaggggttcaggggcagccacagcttctctgggtagcctgtgccagggcctcagcagccccacagggaagaaatccttctgtATAATTAACCCAAATTTCCCCTCTCCGTGAAGATCCtgctttcattcattttttccatCATATCCTTTCATTCTCATGTTCATCAGGTAGTTACGACGTTTCTTTTCCCCGTTGCAGCTTGTAGAAACCTCATTAAAAGGAGAAATAGCCTTTGACCCCAAAAGTGCTTATTACCTGTGGTTTGTGATGGATTTCTGTGATGGAGGAGACATGAACGAGTACCTGCTGTCCCGAAAGCCCAACCGCAAGACCAACACCAGCTTcatgctgcagctcagcagcgcCCTGGCCTTCCTGCACAAAAACCAGATCATCCATCGGGACCTCAAGCCCGACAACATCCTCATCTCCCAGAGCAGGGTGGACGCCAGCGACCCGGAGCCCACCCTGAAAGTGGCGGATTTTGGGCTGAGCAAGGTGTGCTCGGCCTCCGGGCAGAACCCCGAGGAGCCCGTCAATGTCAATAAATGTTTCCTGTCCACTGCCTGCGGCACCGACTTCTACATGGCCCCCGAGGTGTGGGAGGGACACTACACGGCCAAGGCAGACATCTTCGCCCTGGGCATCATCATCTGGGCCATGCTGGAGAGGATCACCTTCATCGACACCGAGACcaagaaggagctgctgggcagttACGTGAAGCAGGGCACGGCCATCGTGCCCGTGGGCGAGGCGCTGCTGGAGAACCCCAAGATGGAGCTGCTCATCCCCGTGAAGAAGAAGTCCATGAACGCCCGGATGAAGCAGCTGATCAAGGAGATGCTGGCGGCCAACCCGCAGGACCGGCCCGACGCCTTCGAGCTGGAGCTGAGACTGGTCAACATCGCCTTCAAGGACAGCAGCTGGGACACGTGAAGGGGCTCGGCGGGAGCTGCCTGGCAGGCAGAGCCTGAGCTCACCTGCAGGGGGTGGTTTTCACCTCACTGGAGTTTCTCGACAGGAATGTTGAGTTGGCCACGGTGTAAAATCCCAGAGTGAGACGTGAGGGTGTTCCTTGGTGTGCACTGGCAGGGGGATGTTGAAAGAGCCAACACTACTTGATTTCCAGCACTCTGTCATGGAGTGTCTCATACATTCCAGTTTCCTATGTCAGTATTAGGAActctcatggaaaaaaaaaaaaaaaaaaaaaaaggtttgcatGCTGGCAGTGCAAATCTTGAGGCTTTGTAATGTAAtctgtgtatatatttatgtacaTGAGTGACTGGGAGCGTGTGGCACTTAAATTATTTGCTGTGGGTCTGGATGACTGGGGTCTGCTAGAAAACTGGGTGAGGAAGGTGGGTGAGAAACACTCCTTCTTCCCCAGGCCTGAATgactttattatttatttttgttatctGATTTCAGAGACTTGACtttgtaaacaaaaaaaagcaatgcaagGGGATCAGCTGCTTTTGAAGTGCTAACGTGGCTGATCTTAGCACTTAGAGCTTAATGAGCTCATCACCGAGGGagtcaaattaaaaatgtacaGTCAGGTGCTGGCAGGGGACTGGGTCATTGATcatttgattttgcttttatttatcgATTAATCTGCCTTTTCTCAACATGCTTTCTTCTCTGGTGTCTATAATCCAATAGCACCTTGAGGATTTATCACAGCAGAATTCTGTGCCATTCCTCAGTTGATGGAAACATGGATGAGGGAATCCAGCAGCATGTTCTTAAAATCCTTCAAAATGCAGTGGCAGCACAGTTTTCCCACTAACTGGATCCAGCTGATAATCCTGGCCATGGCCTTTTCCTCTCTGGCACTGCCCCTGATCCAGTGGGGATGAGGGGACAGAGGTGGCTCTGGCCCGTGGCTCACACCTGGTgtcagagctgggagaaggctCGGTGACAGGTATGTGAAGGGTGCCAGCCTgggttgatttattttttttttatttatttctcctccttttAAAGAAGTGATCTTTATTTGAAAGCACAGATGGGAGGATGGGGAGCTttggagcagctggaagctgcTTATCCCCAGCTCTTGTTGCACAGAGCAGATTGAGGCTGGGAGAGGTTTTGCTGAGGCCACCTGACTCTGCAGGGCTGACAGAAGCTCTTTGTACCAGCACAACACTTTGTTCTTTTGGGTGCAGGACTGACCTTTTCTGTGCAGTTTGACCTTTTGGAACAAGCAGAGTTAAAATTGCCTTTAAAGCTGCAGGAAAGGCCAGTTTTCttaataaattcaatttaatttttttcctccacccaAATATTACTTGAAAATGGCTGTAAGTATTTCCATGTATAATTTGCTTTTTGAATACTGTTCCCTCTTAGTGCCCGGGGAGCAGTTCTGGGCACTCAGTGTTTATTCTTTGAGTGTGAATAaacaaaatactatttttttgtttttccaagagCAAAAAAGATTCTGATTCCACCCAGCTGCTGAGGCTTTACAGGCCACAGGTGGTTCTTAGCTGGTGCTGTGTGAGGCTTTACAGGCCACAGGTGGTTCTTAGCTGGTGCTATGTGAGCTGGTGCCCGTCACCCAGCTGGCCTTAGTTTGTaattcttgttattttctttcacttcatcGTTTTAGGGAGCGATCCTCAGACAAACACACTT belongs to Corvus hawaiiensis isolate bCorHaw1 chromosome 23, bCorHaw1.pri.cur, whole genome shotgun sequence and includes:
- the PDIK1L gene encoding serine/threonine-protein kinase PDIK1L, with the protein product MVSSQPKYDLIREVGRGSYGVVYEAVVRRTCARVAVKKIRCHAPENVELALREFWALSSIKSQHPNVIHLEECILQKDGMVQKMSHGSSSSLYLQLVETSLKGEIAFDPKSAYYLWFVMDFCDGGDMNEYLLSRKPNRKTNTSFMLQLSSALAFLHKNQIIHRDLKPDNILISQSRVDASDPEPTLKVADFGLSKVCSASGQNPEEPVNVNKCFLSTACGTDFYMAPEVWEGHYTAKADIFALGIIIWAMLERITFIDTETKKELLGSYVKQGTAIVPVGEALLENPKMELLIPVKKKSMNARMKQLIKEMLAANPQDRPDAFELELRLVNIAFKDSSWDT